The Mycobacterium seoulense genome has a window encoding:
- a CDS encoding nitroreductase family protein, which produces MTRASSDVWEVMSTARTIRRFTDQPVDDASLARCLDAARWAPSGANAQGWRFVVLRSPEQRAVVAKAAAQALQVIEPVYGMARPAAEDSSRRARTYRATYELHDRAGEFTSVLFAQQHYPTASELLLGGSIFPAMQNFLLAARAQGLGACLTSWASYGGERLLREAIGVPDDWLIAGHVVVGWPKGRHGPLRRRPLAQFVNLDRWGEPADELVATI; this is translated from the coding sequence ATGACCCGAGCGAGCAGCGACGTGTGGGAAGTGATGTCGACCGCGCGGACGATCCGGCGCTTCACCGACCAGCCGGTCGACGACGCTTCGCTGGCGCGGTGCCTGGACGCGGCCAGGTGGGCGCCGTCCGGCGCCAACGCACAGGGCTGGCGTTTTGTCGTGCTGCGGTCGCCCGAGCAGCGCGCGGTGGTGGCCAAGGCGGCGGCCCAGGCGCTGCAAGTGATCGAACCCGTCTACGGCATGGCCCGCCCCGCCGCCGAAGACAGCAGTCGGCGTGCCCGCACCTACCGCGCGACCTACGAATTGCACGACCGCGCCGGCGAGTTCACCTCCGTCTTGTTTGCCCAGCAGCACTATCCGACGGCGTCCGAGCTCTTGCTCGGCGGGTCGATCTTTCCCGCCATGCAGAACTTTCTGCTGGCCGCGCGCGCCCAGGGGCTCGGGGCATGCCTCACCAGCTGGGCGTCTTATGGCGGTGAGCGGCTGCTGCGGGAGGCGATCGGCGTACCGGACGACTGGCTGATCGCCGGGCACGTCGTGGTCGGGTGGCCCAAGGGCAGGCACGGGCCGCTGCGCCGACGGCCGCTTGCCCAGTTCGTCAACCTCGATCGCTGGGGCGAGCCGGCCGACGAGCTGGTGGCCACGATCTAG
- a CDS encoding carboxymuconolactone decarboxylase family protein — MDRETYQRGLHIRSAVLGEEYVDRALADADDFTGPLQDLVTEYCWGAVWGREELSRKTRSMLNLAMISVLNRPNELRTHVKAALTNGVTREEIREIFLQVAIYAGVPAAVDSFRVAREAFAELERD; from the coding sequence TTGGATCGCGAAACCTATCAGCGGGGGCTACACATCCGCTCCGCCGTGCTGGGCGAGGAGTATGTCGACCGCGCCCTGGCCGACGCGGACGATTTCACCGGGCCCCTGCAGGACCTCGTCACCGAGTACTGCTGGGGGGCGGTGTGGGGCCGCGAGGAGCTGTCCCGGAAAACGCGCAGCATGCTCAACCTGGCGATGATCTCCGTGCTGAACCGGCCGAACGAACTGCGCACGCACGTCAAGGCGGCACTGACCAACGGCGTCACCCGCGAGGAGATTCGCGAGATCTTCCTGCAGGTCGCCATTTACGCGGGCGTGCCGGCCGCGGTCGACAGCTTCCGCGTCGCCCGCGAGGCATTCGCCGAACTAGAGCGGGACTAG
- a CDS encoding NAD(P)-dependent oxidoreductase: MPVGFVGLGNMGFPMARRLIQENHEVVAFDTRETALERIVALGARPASSPKDVADRTATVLASLPTQGASLDVATGAAGVIEGGRIERYVDLSTVGSRTANQIHDRLAERDIMAIDSPVSGGAGGAEQGALAIMVSGPRAGFEAVRPVLEALGRPIYVGPKPGSAQTMKLANNILAANVLAATAEVVVMGVKAGLDPGVMIEVLNAGSGATSASRDKFPRAILPRTFDYGFATGLMVKDVHLYLDEAEALGVPTDVAATICRLWENTADDQGPESDFTTVIKPLEKAAGVTVGPHPA; encoded by the coding sequence GTGCCAGTCGGGTTCGTCGGGCTCGGGAACATGGGTTTTCCCATGGCGCGCCGGCTGATTCAGGAAAACCATGAGGTCGTCGCCTTCGACACGCGCGAAACAGCGCTCGAACGCATCGTCGCCTTGGGCGCACGCCCCGCGTCCTCACCGAAAGACGTCGCCGACCGTACCGCAACGGTGCTGGCCAGCCTGCCGACGCAGGGCGCCTCGCTCGACGTGGCGACCGGTGCGGCGGGCGTGATCGAGGGCGGGCGGATCGAGCGCTATGTCGACCTGTCCACGGTCGGCAGCCGCACCGCGAATCAGATCCATGACCGGCTCGCCGAGCGGGACATCATGGCGATCGACAGCCCGGTCAGCGGCGGCGCCGGCGGCGCCGAGCAGGGGGCCCTCGCGATCATGGTGTCCGGTCCGCGCGCCGGTTTCGAGGCCGTCCGACCCGTGCTCGAGGCGCTCGGCCGGCCCATCTACGTCGGACCCAAACCCGGTTCGGCGCAGACGATGAAGCTGGCCAACAACATCCTGGCGGCCAATGTCCTGGCCGCGACGGCCGAGGTCGTGGTGATGGGCGTCAAGGCCGGGCTCGACCCGGGGGTGATGATCGAGGTGCTCAACGCCGGCTCGGGCGCGACGAGCGCGAGCCGGGACAAGTTCCCCCGCGCGATCCTCCCCCGGACATTCGATTACGGGTTCGCCACCGGGCTGATGGTCAAGGACGTGCACCTCTATCTGGACGAAGCGGAAGCACTCGGCGTGCCGACGGACGTCGCCGCAACCATCTGCCGGTTGTGGGAGAACACCGCGGACGACCAAGGCCCCGAGTCCGACTTCACCACGGTGATCAAACCGCTCGAGAAGGCCGCCGGCGTGACCGTCGGCCCGCATCCCGCTTAG
- a CDS encoding amidohydrolase family protein has product MIEHADGTRTPLIDASVHIFFPSNKALRKTLREPFKSRGFPDYEMDWYGAPGGEYAPGTEGPDRQYPGSDPEFVAKELFSKRGVDIAVLHPMGRGIMPDRHLGTALHAAHNEMMVSDWLESSEFGDRFRGTIRVNPDDIAGALREIEKWRGHPRVVQIGVPLQSRELYGKPQFWPLWEAAVDAGLPVAAHIEVGNGIMFPPTPSGNTRTYEQYVSFMALNYIYHLMNMIAEGVFERFAGLKFVWADGAGDFLTPFIWRMDTFGRPHLEQTPWAPRIPSDYLPGHVYFVQGSLDGPGDVEFAGEWFGFTGKEDMVMFGSSYPHWQFGDATKLPGALSAEQREKVCWRNAAQLYGIDMPAGVGAQYE; this is encoded by the coding sequence GTGATCGAACACGCTGACGGAACCCGCACCCCGCTCATCGATGCGAGCGTGCACATTTTCTTCCCGTCCAACAAAGCGCTGCGCAAGACCCTGCGTGAGCCGTTCAAGAGTCGCGGCTTCCCCGATTACGAGATGGACTGGTACGGCGCCCCGGGCGGTGAGTACGCGCCCGGCACCGAGGGCCCAGACCGCCAGTACCCCGGATCCGATCCGGAATTCGTTGCCAAAGAACTCTTTTCGAAGCGCGGGGTCGACATCGCGGTCCTGCATCCGATGGGCCGCGGCATCATGCCGGACCGGCACCTGGGCACTGCGCTGCATGCCGCCCATAATGAGATGATGGTGTCGGACTGGCTGGAGTCCAGCGAGTTCGGCGACCGGTTCCGCGGCACCATCCGGGTTAATCCCGACGACATCGCCGGCGCGTTGCGGGAGATCGAGAAATGGCGTGGGCATCCGCGCGTGGTCCAGATCGGCGTCCCGCTGCAATCCCGCGAGCTGTACGGCAAACCGCAGTTCTGGCCGCTGTGGGAGGCCGCGGTCGACGCGGGTCTTCCGGTTGCCGCGCACATCGAAGTGGGAAACGGAATCATGTTTCCGCCGACGCCGTCCGGCAACACCCGCACCTACGAGCAATACGTCAGCTTCATGGCGCTGAATTACATCTACCACCTGATGAACATGATCGCCGAGGGAGTGTTCGAGCGCTTCGCCGGACTCAAGTTCGTCTGGGCCGACGGCGCCGGCGACTTCTTGACCCCGTTCATCTGGCGGATGGACACATTCGGGCGGCCGCACCTGGAGCAGACACCGTGGGCGCCGCGCATTCCCAGCGACTACCTCCCCGGCCACGTGTATTTCGTGCAGGGCAGCCTCGACGGCCCCGGCGACGTCGAGTTCGCCGGTGAATGGTTCGGCTTCACCGGCAAGGAAGACATGGTGATGTTCGGCTCCAGCTACCCGCACTGGCAGTTCGGCGACGCCACCAAGCTGCCCGGCGCGCTCTCCGCCGAACAGCGCGAGAAGGTGTGCTGGCGCAACGCGGCGCAGCTCTACGGCATAGACATGCCCGCCGGGGTGGGCGCACAGTATGAGTAA
- a CDS encoding amidohydrolase family protein, whose amino-acid sequence MTLTHSQERVPAAERIAVRCVDSDVHPAPKRGELLPYIPEPWRSKYFLNRNVGELIFYDAPDYAHSYAMRVDTFPPNGEFPCSDPDLAFRQLIMEAGSDIAILEPAAYPARLPEAQHAMSYALNDWQANHWLDSHNNWHERWRGSICIAIEEPQESVREIERWAGHPYMAQILIKAEPKPSWGHPKYDPIWAAATKHDITVSCHLSRSQFDELPIPPVGFPSYNHDFMVTYSLLAANQVMSLIFDGVFDRFPTLRIVFVEHAFTWILPLMWRMDAIYEARKSWVDIKRKPSEYVKDHIKFTTQPLDYPEDKTELTRALEWMECEKILLFSSDYPHWTFDDPRWLVKHLPKAARDAVMYKNGIATYHLPETVPVLEGQTRVL is encoded by the coding sequence ATGACGTTGACACATTCGCAGGAGCGGGTACCCGCTGCCGAGCGCATAGCCGTCCGGTGCGTCGACTCGGATGTCCACCCGGCGCCCAAGCGGGGCGAGCTGCTTCCGTACATCCCCGAGCCGTGGCGCAGCAAGTACTTCCTCAACCGCAACGTCGGTGAGCTGATCTTCTACGACGCCCCCGACTATGCGCACTCCTACGCGATGCGCGTGGACACGTTCCCGCCCAACGGCGAGTTCCCCTGCAGCGACCCCGACTTGGCGTTCCGCCAGCTGATCATGGAGGCGGGCTCCGACATCGCGATCCTGGAACCCGCCGCCTACCCGGCCCGCCTGCCCGAAGCGCAACACGCGATGTCGTACGCGCTGAACGACTGGCAGGCCAATCACTGGCTGGACAGCCACAACAACTGGCACGAGCGGTGGCGTGGTTCGATTTGCATCGCCATCGAGGAGCCGCAAGAGTCCGTGCGCGAAATCGAGCGCTGGGCGGGGCATCCCTACATGGCGCAGATCCTGATCAAGGCGGAACCCAAGCCGTCGTGGGGCCATCCCAAGTACGACCCGATCTGGGCGGCGGCGACCAAGCACGACATCACCGTGAGCTGCCACCTGTCGCGTAGCCAGTTCGACGAATTACCGATTCCGCCGGTGGGATTCCCCAGCTACAACCACGACTTCATGGTGACCTATTCGCTGTTGGCGGCCAACCAGGTGATGAGCCTGATCTTCGACGGCGTCTTCGACCGCTTCCCGACCCTGCGGATCGTCTTCGTCGAGCACGCGTTCACCTGGATCCTGCCGCTGATGTGGCGGATGGACGCGATCTACGAAGCACGCAAGTCGTGGGTGGACATCAAGCGCAAGCCGTCCGAATACGTCAAGGACCACATCAAGTTCACCACCCAGCCGCTGGACTACCCCGAAGACAAGACCGAGCTGACCCGCGCGCTGGAATGGATGGAGTGCGAGAAGATCCTGCTCTTCTCCTCGGACTATCCGCACTGGACGTTCGACGACCCCCGCTGGTTGGTCAAGCACCTCCCCAAAGCGGCCCGCGACGCGGTGATGTACAAGAACGGCATCGCGACCTATCACCTGCCCGAGACCGTTCCGGTCCTCGAGGGTCAGACCCGGGTGCTCTGA
- a CDS encoding Rieske (2Fe-2S) protein produces MTVEQEGATKRPEPRLAQGREHVVATVDEIPPGKHKLVPIGRHGVGVYNVNGSFYAIANYCPHQGGPLCSGRPRGRTIVDETAPGDSVMVRDLEYIYCPWHQWGFELATGTTAVKPEWSIRTYPVRVVGNDVLVQA; encoded by the coding sequence TTGACCGTTGAACAAGAAGGGGCGACCAAACGGCCCGAGCCCCGCCTCGCCCAGGGCCGGGAGCATGTCGTCGCGACCGTAGACGAGATCCCACCGGGCAAGCACAAGCTGGTACCCATCGGGCGACACGGCGTCGGTGTCTACAACGTCAACGGCAGCTTCTATGCGATCGCGAATTACTGCCCCCACCAAGGCGGTCCGCTGTGTTCGGGACGTCCCCGGGGACGGACGATCGTCGACGAGACCGCTCCGGGTGACTCGGTCATGGTGCGCGACCTGGAATACATCTATTGCCCCTGGCACCAATGGGGTTTCGAGCTCGCGACCGGCACGACCGCGGTCAAACCGGAATGGAGCATCCGCACCTACCCGGTGCGCGTCGTGGGCAACGACGTTCTGGTGCAGGCCTAA
- a CDS encoding alpha/beta fold hydrolase, which translates to MPSIEINGGNVVYEILGDSGDLIALTPGGRFSKEIEGLRPLADALADGGYRVLLWDRPNCGASDVQFYGQSESHMRAETLHKLVTGLGFERCILAGGSGGARDSMLTTMLYPEMVTKLVVWNIVGGIYGSFVLGSFYIIPSILAVRGTGMDGVIKVQEWRDRIEENPDNKQRFLDFDKDEFLKVMLRWLNAFVSKPGQTIPGVEDEMFDRIKVPTLIIRGGENDMDHPKRTSLEVSCLIKGSKLIDPPWPEDAWERASEDRAAGRVQHFNMFDTWVQAAPAILEFLGS; encoded by the coding sequence GTGCCTTCTATCGAGATCAACGGGGGAAACGTCGTCTACGAAATCCTCGGTGACTCAGGTGATCTCATTGCGCTGACGCCGGGTGGGCGGTTCAGCAAGGAGATCGAGGGCCTGCGTCCGCTTGCCGACGCACTCGCCGACGGCGGCTATCGCGTGTTGCTGTGGGACCGGCCGAACTGCGGCGCTTCCGACGTGCAGTTCTACGGGCAGAGCGAGTCGCACATGCGCGCCGAGACGCTGCACAAGCTGGTGACCGGGCTGGGCTTCGAGCGCTGCATCCTCGCCGGGGGATCCGGCGGCGCAAGGGATTCCATGCTGACCACGATGCTCTACCCCGAGATGGTCACCAAGCTCGTGGTGTGGAACATCGTCGGCGGTATCTACGGCAGCTTCGTGCTGGGCTCCTTCTACATCATCCCGAGCATTCTCGCGGTGCGCGGCACCGGAATGGACGGCGTGATCAAGGTGCAGGAATGGCGCGATCGCATCGAGGAGAACCCCGACAACAAACAGCGGTTCCTCGACTTCGACAAAGACGAGTTCCTCAAGGTCATGCTGCGCTGGCTCAACGCGTTCGTGTCCAAACCCGGGCAGACGATTCCGGGTGTCGAGGACGAGATGTTCGACCGAATCAAGGTTCCCACGTTGATCATTCGCGGCGGCGAGAACGACATGGATCACCCCAAGCGAACGTCGCTCGAGGTCAGTTGCTTGATCAAGGGGTCCAAGCTCATCGATCCGCCGTGGCCGGAGGACGCGTGGGAACGTGCGTCCGAGGACCGCGCGGCCGGGCGGGTGCAGCACTTCAACATGTTCGACACGTGGGTGCAGGCCGCGCCCGCGATCCTCGAGTTCCTGGGCTCGTGA
- a CDS encoding NADH-ubiquinone oxidoreductase-F iron-sulfur binding region domain-containing protein: MNTAQSTSITTATWPGCEPRLLVERTGKSGEDLTAYRRLGGYRPLVDADALLREVEAGGLVGRGGAAFPLATKLRAVRDNGRSAGGSVVVANGEEGEPASVKDRWLLRNRPHLILDGLRLAAAVIDADRAYVYVSDPESAHSVEAALHELDPDAFGGVTVDMLTVQPGYVAGEETAAVRAINGGPAKPTDKPPRPFETGVGDRPTLVSNVETLANLPYLQGHGAAAFRSQGTSLSPGTFLATITGAGRPAVLYELPHGMPFTELLALHGVPVDQVRGALMGGYFAGLLNRTVLETTLDHETMRRLGSGLGCGAISVITDDCPVAIAASVLAYFDRENAGQCGSCFNGTAAMAAAAGALRDGAATTEDVERLRRWSVLLRGRGACATLDAATNVAASLLGQFPGEVAAHLAGTCPDCTRGAFRADRPYEAEAVRLA; this comes from the coding sequence GTGAACACCGCGCAATCCACCAGCATCACCACCGCCACCTGGCCCGGCTGTGAACCCCGGTTGTTGGTCGAACGGACAGGTAAGTCCGGCGAAGACCTCACGGCGTATCGACGGCTCGGCGGATACCGGCCGCTCGTCGACGCGGATGCCTTGCTGCGCGAGGTCGAAGCCGGCGGGCTGGTCGGCCGCGGCGGCGCGGCCTTTCCACTCGCGACCAAGTTGCGCGCGGTACGCGACAATGGTCGCAGCGCCGGTGGCTCGGTCGTCGTCGCGAATGGCGAAGAGGGAGAACCGGCTTCGGTCAAAGACCGCTGGTTGCTGCGCAACCGCCCCCACCTGATCCTGGACGGGCTCCGGCTGGCGGCCGCGGTCATCGACGCGGACCGCGCCTATGTCTACGTGTCCGACCCGGAATCGGCGCACAGCGTCGAGGCCGCGCTTCACGAGCTCGATCCCGACGCGTTCGGTGGCGTCACGGTCGACATGTTGACCGTGCAGCCCGGGTACGTGGCCGGCGAGGAGACGGCCGCCGTCCGCGCGATCAACGGCGGCCCCGCCAAGCCGACGGACAAGCCCCCACGCCCCTTCGAGACCGGCGTCGGTGATCGGCCCACACTGGTGAGCAACGTCGAGACTCTGGCCAACCTGCCGTACCTGCAGGGCCACGGCGCTGCGGCGTTCCGTTCGCAGGGCACATCGCTCTCCCCGGGCACCTTCCTGGCCACCATCACCGGGGCCGGCCGGCCGGCCGTCCTCTACGAGCTTCCGCACGGTATGCCGTTCACCGAACTTCTCGCGCTGCACGGCGTTCCGGTGGATCAGGTGCGCGGGGCATTGATGGGCGGTTACTTCGCCGGTTTGCTCAACCGCACCGTGCTGGAAACGACGTTGGACCACGAGACGATGCGGCGGCTCGGCAGCGGGCTGGGTTGCGGCGCGATCTCGGTGATCACCGACGACTGTCCCGTCGCGATCGCGGCGTCGGTGCTGGCCTACTTCGACCGGGAGAACGCCGGGCAGTGCGGATCGTGCTTCAACGGTACGGCCGCGATGGCCGCCGCCGCCGGCGCGCTGCGCGACGGCGCCGCGACGACAGAAGACGTCGAACGACTGCGCCGCTGGTCGGTGCTGCTGCGCGGACGCGGCGCGTGCGCAACACTGGACGCCGCTACCAACGTCGCCGCCAGCCTGCTCGGTCAATTCCCCGGCGAAGTCGCCGCCCATCTCGCCGGCACCTGCCCGGACTGCACCCGTGGCGCGTTCCGCGCCGACCGTCCCTACGAGGCGGAAGCTGTGAGGCTCGCATGA
- a CDS encoding ferredoxin: protein MKIRLDRTVCDGFGICAKFAPGYFSLDDWGYASLIGDGTVAESDRDAVMRALMDCPVHAIAEIGERTSPAPHPPLTDAEDPAAYLKTEENEAEWGFTR, encoded by the coding sequence ATGAAGATCCGCTTGGACCGCACCGTGTGCGACGGCTTCGGGATCTGCGCGAAATTCGCGCCGGGATACTTCTCGCTGGACGACTGGGGCTACGCGTCCCTCATCGGCGACGGCACCGTGGCGGAGTCGGATCGCGATGCGGTCATGCGCGCCCTGATGGACTGCCCGGTGCACGCCATCGCCGAGATCGGGGAACGCACCTCGCCCGCCCCGCACCCACCCCTCACCGATGCCGAAGATCCGGCCGCGTACCTCAAGACCGAAGAGAACGAGGCGGAATGGGGATTCACCCGCTGA
- a CDS encoding thiolase C-terminal domain-containing protein produces MPAAPGRPLPLITQDNEFFWTSGADGALRLQQCNSCESLIHPPAPVCRYCRSLDVGVRAVSGRATLAGFTINERFSLPGLVAPYVIAQVAIAEDPRVRLTTNIIECEPDRLELGQQVEVVFEQVEDVWFPLFRPVPDAGPGPLPIDEIAPERFGEHVRPMLTQEKFEDKVALTGIGMSPIGRRLMQPPLALTVQACEAAIADAGLTYADIDGLSTYPGAINVGGFGEGGVTALEAALGIRPTWHNGAMETFGPGGSLIAAMQAVACGLARHVLCFRTLWEATNGELMKQGKISPSMGRMSGWQMPFGATSAAHTLAMNAQRHFHRYGTTKETLGWIALNQRANAELNPTAIYRSPLTMDDYLNARPITTPFGLYDCDVPCDGAIAVIVSAVDAARDLAKPPVLVEAVGTQIIERIDWDQSTLTHEPQVLGQAAHVWTRTSLRPADVDVAELYDGFTMNCLSWIEALGFCGIGEAKEFLDGGKNIARDGQLPLNTHGGQLSHGRTHGMGLVHEAVTQLRGEAGARQVAGARVGVVSSGGLTPSGVLLLRADT; encoded by the coding sequence GTGCCAGCAGCACCGGGACGACCGTTGCCCCTGATCACGCAGGACAACGAATTCTTCTGGACCTCGGGCGCCGACGGCGCGCTGCGGCTGCAGCAATGCAATAGCTGCGAATCGCTGATCCATCCGCCGGCGCCGGTGTGCCGGTACTGCCGCTCACTCGACGTCGGGGTGCGAGCGGTCTCCGGCCGGGCGACGCTCGCCGGGTTCACCATCAACGAACGGTTCAGTTTGCCCGGGCTGGTCGCGCCCTACGTGATCGCGCAGGTGGCGATCGCCGAAGATCCGCGGGTTCGGTTGACCACCAACATCATCGAGTGCGAGCCGGATCGGCTCGAACTCGGCCAACAGGTCGAGGTCGTCTTCGAGCAGGTCGAGGACGTGTGGTTTCCGCTGTTCCGGCCGGTACCAGACGCCGGGCCCGGTCCACTGCCCATCGACGAAATAGCGCCGGAGCGCTTCGGCGAGCACGTACGCCCGATGCTGACCCAGGAGAAGTTCGAAGACAAGGTCGCGCTGACCGGGATCGGCATGTCGCCGATCGGTCGCCGGCTGATGCAGCCGCCGTTGGCGCTGACTGTGCAGGCGTGCGAAGCGGCCATCGCCGACGCCGGTCTGACGTACGCGGACATCGACGGCCTGTCGACCTACCCCGGCGCGATCAACGTCGGCGGCTTCGGGGAAGGCGGGGTGACCGCGCTGGAAGCGGCGCTCGGCATCCGGCCCACGTGGCACAACGGCGCCATGGAGACATTCGGCCCGGGCGGATCGCTGATCGCGGCCATGCAGGCGGTCGCCTGCGGCCTGGCCCGTCATGTGCTGTGCTTCCGCACGCTGTGGGAAGCCACCAATGGCGAGCTGATGAAGCAGGGAAAGATCAGCCCGTCGATGGGCCGGATGTCGGGCTGGCAAATGCCATTCGGCGCAACATCTGCGGCCCACACCTTGGCGATGAACGCGCAGCGGCACTTTCACCGCTACGGCACCACCAAAGAGACTCTCGGCTGGATCGCATTGAACCAGCGGGCGAACGCCGAACTCAACCCCACCGCCATCTACCGGTCACCGCTGACAATGGACGACTACCTGAACGCGCGGCCTATCACCACGCCGTTCGGCCTCTACGACTGCGACGTGCCGTGCGACGGCGCGATAGCGGTCATCGTCTCGGCCGTCGACGCCGCCCGTGACCTCGCGAAGCCGCCCGTCCTGGTGGAGGCGGTGGGCACGCAGATCATCGAGCGAATCGACTGGGACCAAAGCACTTTGACTCACGAGCCGCAGGTGCTGGGCCAGGCCGCACACGTGTGGACCCGCACCTCGCTGCGGCCCGCCGACGTCGACGTCGCCGAACTCTACGACGGCTTCACCATGAACTGTCTGTCGTGGATCGAGGCGCTGGGCTTCTGCGGCATCGGCGAGGCCAAAGAGTTCCTCGACGGCGGCAAGAACATCGCCCGCGACGGCCAGCTGCCACTCAACACACATGGCGGCCAGCTCTCGCACGGCCGCACCCACGGCATGGGCCTCGTCCACGAGGCGGTCACCCAGCTGCGCGGGGAGGCCGGGGCCCGCCAGGTCGCCGGCGCCCGCGTCGGCGTGGTCAGCAGCGGCGGCCTCACCCCCAGCGGTGTGTTGTTGCTCCGGGCCGATACATGA
- a CDS encoding alpha/beta hydrolase, producing the protein MSTPRPRLVIVDGVPMSALIAESAEPKAVIVAIHGGGTTAVYFDCPGHPSLSLLRTGAAAGFTVVALDRPGYGSSAPYPEAMALPEQRVNLAYGAVDRILGDRPRGAGLFLMAHSGGCELVMRMGADERGAELLGIELAGTGRRYHPAARDILKTATRERRPAGLRELLWHPENLYPPEVLTGATVSPTAPSYEDQMVSNWARQDFPALAPAVRVPVQFSIAEHEKVWQNDPSAVAEIEELFSGSPRFTVHRQPDAGHNMSLGHTAADYHAKVFAFADDCVAAKVNPVDKEGDLEAG; encoded by the coding sequence ATGAGTACGCCCCGGCCCAGGCTGGTGATCGTCGACGGCGTGCCGATGTCGGCGCTGATCGCCGAATCCGCAGAGCCCAAGGCCGTGATCGTCGCCATCCACGGCGGAGGCACCACCGCGGTGTATTTCGATTGCCCGGGCCACCCGTCGTTGTCGCTGTTACGGACCGGCGCGGCAGCCGGATTCACCGTGGTGGCGCTCGACCGGCCCGGCTACGGCAGCTCCGCGCCCTATCCGGAGGCGATGGCCCTGCCAGAGCAGCGGGTCAATCTCGCCTACGGGGCGGTGGACCGCATCCTCGGTGATCGGCCACGCGGCGCGGGGTTGTTCCTGATGGCCCATTCCGGCGGGTGCGAACTCGTGATGCGGATGGGCGCCGACGAGCGCGGTGCCGAGCTGCTGGGCATCGAACTGGCCGGGACGGGCCGGCGCTACCACCCGGCGGCCCGGGACATCCTGAAAACCGCGACACGCGAACGCCGCCCGGCCGGCCTGCGTGAGCTGCTGTGGCACCCCGAAAACCTTTACCCGCCCGAGGTTCTCACCGGCGCCACGGTGTCTCCGACCGCGCCGTCCTATGAGGACCAGATGGTCTCCAACTGGGCCCGCCAGGATTTTCCGGCGCTCGCGCCCGCGGTGCGCGTCCCGGTGCAATTCAGCATCGCCGAACACGAAAAGGTCTGGCAGAACGATCCTTCCGCGGTGGCCGAGATCGAGGAGCTGTTCTCCGGCTCGCCGCGATTCACCGTGCATCGGCAGCCCGACGCGGGACACAACATGAGCCTGGGTCACACCGCGGCCGACTACCACGCGAAGGTTTTCGCGTTCGCCGACGACTGTGTGGCGGCGAAGGTGAATCCCGTTGATAAAGAAGGCGACCTGGAGGCCGGATGA
- a CDS encoding NAD(P)-dependent oxidoreductase — translation MRVGFIGLGSQGAPMARRIVEGGYPTTLWARRRATLDPFADTTAKVAESPAGLAAASDLVCLCVVGDADVNELVDGELLAAMKPGGVIAVHSTVHPNTCRELAKKAATKGISVIDAPVSGGAPAASEGRLMVMVGGDADVVERCRPVFATYADPIVHLGELGSGQTTKLLNNLLFTAHLGTAASALSLAGALGVDPDRLTEVVSRSSGNSFALNALGGIGGLDRLAGVAGTLLQKDVRLVVDLADRAGVSGGAVLEAADAALARMGHPR, via the coding sequence ATGAGGGTCGGGTTCATCGGTCTGGGCAGTCAGGGCGCCCCCATGGCGCGACGGATCGTCGAGGGCGGCTACCCGACGACGCTGTGGGCGCGCAGGCGCGCGACCCTGGATCCGTTCGCCGACACCACGGCGAAGGTCGCCGAGTCACCGGCCGGGCTCGCGGCGGCCAGCGATCTGGTGTGTCTCTGCGTCGTGGGCGACGCGGACGTCAACGAGCTCGTGGACGGCGAGTTGTTGGCGGCGATGAAGCCGGGCGGTGTGATCGCGGTGCACAGCACCGTTCACCCCAACACCTGCCGCGAACTCGCGAAGAAGGCGGCGACCAAAGGCATTTCGGTCATCGACGCGCCGGTGAGTGGCGGCGCACCGGCGGCCTCCGAAGGGCGCCTGATGGTGATGGTCGGCGGCGACGCCGACGTCGTCGAACGGTGCCGCCCGGTCTTCGCAACCTACGCCGACCCGATCGTCCATCTCGGGGAGCTGGGTTCCGGTCAAACCACCAAGCTGCTCAACAACCTGCTGTTCACCGCCCACCTGGGCACCGCGGCCAGCGCGCTGTCGCTGGCCGGCGCCCTCGGCGTCGACCCGGACCGCCTCACCGAAGTCGTCTCACGCAGCAGCGGGAACAGCTTCGCGCTCAACGCCCTTGGCGGGATCGGCGGATTGGACCGGCTCGCCGGCGTGGCCGGGACACTGCTGCAAAAGGACGTCCGCCTGGTGGTCGACTTGGCCGACCGGGCCGGGGTGAGCGGTGGCGCCGTGCTGGAGGCGGCCGATGCCGCCCTGGCCCGCATGGGCCATCCACGGTGA